A genomic region of Lachnoclostridium edouardi contains the following coding sequences:
- the brnQ gene encoding branched-chain amino acid transport system II carrier protein: protein MKNHTTHLTASSLLLIGFTLFSMFFGAGNLIFPPFLGMQAGSALVPALGGFLLSAVCFPILGVAAVAKSDGLPNLAGRVHPVFAFLFTLLIYLCIGPCLAIPRTASTSFEMAVAPFAGEGAMNNSVVQALYSAAFFVLASRLALKPDKLKDRIGKIMTPILLILIAVIFAGCIVSLTPAFPEPAVKYASSPALSGFIDGYQTMDTMAALNFGIIIAININTLGISKKQDVARETIKAGIIAGIMLILVYSGTAYVGALTGSMFSQAENGAQTLTLVVRYLFGNTGAVILALIFFIACLNVCVGLLCCCSEYFSITFPALSYGKWLALFAAVSFIIANAGLNTILAFSVPVLSLIYPVALALILLSFLPGKAGHSVILYRIVISITALYSILSTAGLI, encoded by the coding sequence ATGAAGAATCACACAACACACTTAACTGCTTCCAGCCTCCTTCTCATCGGCTTCACTTTATTCTCCATGTTTTTCGGGGCAGGAAACTTAATTTTTCCGCCCTTTTTAGGTATGCAGGCCGGCTCTGCCCTTGTTCCCGCCCTGGGAGGTTTTCTCCTCAGCGCTGTCTGTTTCCCTATTTTAGGCGTGGCTGCCGTGGCTAAATCTGACGGCCTTCCAAATCTGGCCGGCCGGGTTCACCCTGTATTCGCCTTTTTATTTACTCTTTTAATTTATTTGTGTATCGGTCCCTGCCTGGCTATTCCCAGAACTGCCAGCACCTCCTTTGAAATGGCTGTGGCGCCTTTTGCAGGAGAGGGAGCCATGAACAATTCTGTTGTTCAGGCCCTTTATTCCGCCGCTTTTTTTGTGCTGGCCTCCAGGCTGGCTTTAAAGCCGGACAAGCTAAAGGACAGAATCGGAAAAATTATGACCCCTATTCTGCTTATACTGATTGCAGTGATTTTCGCAGGCTGCATAGTAAGCCTAACGCCGGCCTTTCCTGAACCTGCAGTAAAATATGCCTCCTCCCCCGCCTTATCCGGCTTTATTGACGGCTATCAGACTATGGACACTATGGCGGCTTTAAACTTTGGCATTATTATTGCAATTAATATTAATACACTTGGAATTTCTAAAAAACAGGACGTGGCCCGGGAAACCATTAAAGCCGGAATTATTGCCGGCATCATGTTGATTTTAGTGTACAGCGGCACCGCCTATGTAGGCGCCCTGACTGGCAGTATGTTTTCCCAGGCAGAAAACGGCGCTCAAACCTTAACCCTGGTAGTCCGCTATTTATTTGGAAATACAGGCGCCGTTATTTTGGCCCTGATCTTTTTTATTGCCTGTTTAAATGTGTGCGTAGGGCTGCTTTGCTGCTGCAGCGAGTACTTTTCCATTACTTTTCCCGCCCTGAGCTACGGAAAATGGCTGGCTCTTTTTGCCGCTGTCAGCTTTATAATTGCCAATGCCGGCTTAAACACCATACTGGCATTTTCTGTACCTGTCCTCAGTTTAATTTATCCCGTGGCCCTTGCACTGATTCTTTTGTCCTTTCTTCCTGGAAAGGCGGGCCATTCTGTTATACTTTACCGGATTGTTATAAGTATCACTGCTCTTTACAGCATACTTTCCACTGCCGGGCTTATTTAA
- a CDS encoding pyridoxamine kinase — protein MCHNNQKKIAVINDLSGFGRCSLTVQMPVISHLKVQCCPVPTSIFSNHTGFPHYFFDDYTEKMPEYIRNWKQLGLEFEGIASGFLGSLKQIQIVRSFIQEFRSDRTQIIVDPVMGDNGKPYKTYTPKMCDAMKELAQMADILLPNVTEACILTNTDYKPHGWRKQELFTMAEKLSLIGAQKVVISGVVMGQYLGNVVYEKGKEPEIIRKKRVGHTRSGTGDIFAAVIAASCIRGLPLKDSVIKATEFIQKCIVATENMDIPLTDGVCFEEVLDQLKI, from the coding sequence ATGTGTCATAATAACCAGAAAAAAATAGCTGTGATTAATGATCTGTCCGGCTTTGGCCGCTGTTCCCTTACAGTGCAGATGCCTGTTATCTCTCACCTGAAGGTGCAGTGCTGCCCTGTTCCTACCTCCATATTTTCTAATCACACCGGTTTTCCCCACTATTTCTTTGATGATTACACTGAGAAAATGCCGGAATATATTAGAAACTGGAAGCAGCTTGGACTGGAATTTGAGGGCATTGCCAGCGGATTTTTAGGTTCTTTAAAACAGATTCAAATTGTCCGCTCCTTTATACAGGAATTTCGCAGCGACAGAACTCAGATTATTGTAGATCCTGTTATGGGTGATAACGGAAAGCCTTATAAAACCTACACCCCTAAAATGTGCGATGCCATGAAGGAGCTGGCTCAAATGGCGGATATTCTCCTTCCCAATGTAACTGAAGCCTGCATTTTGACAAACACAGATTACAAGCCTCATGGCTGGAGGAAACAGGAGTTGTTCACTATGGCGGAAAAGCTAAGTCTTATAGGCGCCCAAAAGGTAGTTATTTCCGGCGTAGTTATGGGACAATATTTAGGAAACGTAGTCTACGAAAAGGGAAAGGAGCCGGAAATTATCAGGAAGAAACGGGTGGGGCATACCCGCTCCGGCACCGGAGATATTTTTGCCGCCGTTATTGCCGCCTCCTGCATCAGAGGTTTGCCCTTAAAGGATTCTGTAATTAAGGCAACAGAATTTATTCAGAAATGTATTGTTGCAACAGAAAATATGGATATTCCCCTCACAGACGGAGTATGCTTTGAGGAAGTTTTAGATCAATTAAAAATTTAA
- the leuB gene encoding 3-isopropylmalate dehydrogenase, with product MEYNITLIPGDGIGPEIIREARKVLDKAGELYGYTFHYTEILMGGASIDVHGVPLTEEALNTAKNSDSVLLGAVGGNVGNSRWYDVAPNLRPEAGLLAIRKGLNLFANIRPAYLYKELADACPLKREIIGSGFDMVIMRELTGGLYFGERYTKMVDGVETAVDTLTYTEKEIRRIAVKAFEIAMKRRKQVISVDKANVLDSSRLWRKIVEDVAKDYKEVQLTHMLVDNCAMQLVMNPGQFDVILTENMFGDILSDEASMITGSIGMLPSASLNEGKFGLYEPSHGSAPDIAGKNIANPIATILSAAMMLRYSFDMDQAAKAVETAVEKVLEAGYRTCDIMSQGCTETSTSQMGDLICKELEKLQ from the coding sequence ATGGAGTACAATATTACCTTAATTCCTGGAGACGGCATTGGGCCGGAAATTATAAGAGAGGCCAGAAAGGTTCTGGACAAAGCAGGAGAATTATATGGATATACATTCCATTATACAGAAATACTCATGGGAGGGGCTTCCATTGACGTACACGGAGTGCCGCTGACAGAGGAAGCTTTAAACACAGCTAAAAACAGCGATTCTGTGCTTTTAGGCGCCGTGGGAGGAAATGTTGGAAATTCAAGATGGTACGACGTGGCGCCGAATTTAAGACCTGAAGCCGGATTGCTGGCGATTAGAAAGGGTCTTAATTTATTTGCCAACATCAGACCGGCTTATTTATATAAAGAACTGGCAGACGCCTGCCCCTTAAAAAGGGAGATTATCGGCAGCGGCTTTGATATGGTAATTATGAGGGAGCTGACAGGAGGGCTTTACTTTGGAGAGCGCTACACAAAAATGGTGGACGGAGTAGAAACTGCTGTAGATACCCTTACATATACAGAAAAGGAAATCAGAAGGATTGCAGTTAAGGCATTTGAAATTGCAATGAAGAGAAGAAAGCAGGTAATCAGCGTAGACAAGGCCAATGTGCTGGATTCCTCCAGACTTTGGAGAAAGATTGTGGAGGACGTGGCAAAGGATTACAAAGAGGTTCAGCTGACTCATATGCTGGTGGATAACTGCGCTATGCAGCTGGTAATGAATCCAGGACAGTTTGACGTAATTCTTACAGAGAATATGTTTGGCGACATTTTATCCGACGAGGCCAGCATGATTACAGGCTCTATCGGGATGCTGCCTTCAGCCAGCCTGAACGAAGGAAAATTTGGCTTGTATGAGCCAAGCCACGGCTCTGCCCCTGATATTGCAGGAAAAAATATTGCCAATCCAATCGCTACAATTCTTTCCGCAGCTATGATGCTCCGCTATTCCTTTGATATGGATCAGGCGGCTAAGGCAGTGGAGACGGCGGTGGAAAAGGTTTTAGAGGCAGGCTATAGAACATGCGACATTATGTCCCAGGGATGCACAGAGACAAGCACCAGCCAGATGGGCGATTTAATATGTAAAGAGTTGGAGAAGCTTCAGTAA
- a CDS encoding phosphoglycerate dehydrogenase: MKKIYCLNGISKYGTDLLTEDYSLTDHMEEAEGVLVRSAAMHEMELPDTLMAVARAGAGVNNIPLEKCAEEGVVVFNTPGANANGVKELAVAGLLLASRDIVGGITWCQSIKDDPNIAKTVEKGKKAFAGNEIKGKKLGVIGLGAIGAEVANAAAGLGMEVYGYDPFISVNAAWMLSRSVKHITSVDTIYQECDYITVHVPLLDSTKGMINKETMKEMKDGVVILNFARDLLVNDDDMAEALNSGKVKKYVTDFPNPKSANMAGTIVIPHLGASTEESEDNCAKMAVEQLMDYLENGNIKNSVNFPACDMGVKKSASRVAVLHRNIPNMIGQISSTLASENINISDMTNKSRDKYAYTLLDLEQKPEESVVEKLNSITGVLRVRVL, from the coding sequence ATGAAAAAGATATACTGCTTAAATGGAATTTCAAAATATGGAACAGATCTTCTTACAGAGGATTACAGCCTTACAGATCACATGGAAGAGGCAGAGGGCGTGCTGGTGAGAAGCGCGGCTATGCACGAGATGGAGTTGCCTGATACCTTAATGGCTGTTGCCAGAGCAGGAGCAGGAGTAAACAATATTCCTCTGGAAAAATGTGCAGAAGAAGGCGTTGTAGTATTTAACACTCCGGGGGCCAATGCCAACGGAGTAAAGGAATTGGCTGTGGCAGGCCTGCTTTTAGCATCCAGAGATATTGTAGGAGGCATTACATGGTGCCAGTCTATTAAAGACGACCCTAATATTGCCAAGACAGTGGAAAAAGGTAAAAAGGCTTTTGCAGGAAATGAGATTAAAGGCAAAAAGCTGGGAGTAATCGGTTTAGGCGCTATTGGAGCAGAGGTAGCCAACGCCGCCGCCGGGTTGGGAATGGAGGTTTACGGATATGATCCGTTTATTTCTGTAAACGCAGCCTGGATGCTTTCCAGAAGCGTAAAGCATATTACTTCTGTAGACACTATTTATCAGGAGTGCGACTATATTACAGTTCACGTGCCTTTGCTGGATTCTACAAAGGGCATGATTAATAAAGAAACTATGAAAGAGATGAAGGACGGAGTTGTAATTCTGAACTTTGCAAGAGATCTGCTGGTAAATGATGATGATATGGCGGAGGCTTTAAACAGCGGAAAAGTGAAGAAATACGTAACAGATTTCCCTAATCCTAAGTCAGCTAATATGGCCGGTACTATTGTAATTCCTCATCTGGGAGCTTCCACAGAGGAATCTGAGGATAACTGCGCCAAAATGGCTGTAGAGCAGTTGATGGATTACCTGGAAAACGGAAATATTAAAAACTCAGTAAACTTTCCGGCCTGCGATATGGGCGTGAAAAAATCAGCCAGCCGCGTAGCTGTGCTTCACCGCAATATTCCTAATATGATCGGACAAATTTCCAGCACATTGGCTTCTGAAAACATAAATATTTCAGATATGACAAACAAGAGCCGTGATAAATACGCTTATACCTTGCTGGATTTAGAGCAGAAGCCGGAGGAATCAGTGGTAGAAAAGCTGAACAGTATTACAGGAGTGCTGAGAGTACGTGTACTTTAA
- the ilvD gene encoding dihydroxy-acid dehydratase: MKSDSVRVGMQQAPHRSLFNALGMTEEEMEKPLVGIVSSYNEIVPGHMNIDKIVEAVKLGVAMAGGTPVVFPAIAVCDGIAMGHVGMKYSLVTRDLIADSTECMATAHAFDALVMVPNCDKNVPGLLMAAARINVPTVFVSGGPMLAGKVKGQKRSLSSMFEAVGAYEARKMTEEDVKEFENKVCPTCGSCSGMYTANSMNCLTEVLGMGLQGNGTIPAVYSERIKLAKHAGMAVMEMYRKNIRPRDIMTKEAFYNAMTMDMALGCSTNSMLHLPAIAHEAGVDLNMELANEISAKTPNLCHLAPAGPTYIEDLNEAGGIYAVMNEISKKGLLNLDCMTVTGKTVGENIKDCVNRNPQVIRPVENPYSQTGGIAVLKGNLAPDTAVVKRSAVAPEMLKHEGPARVFDCEEDAIAAIKGGKIVDGDVVVIRYEGPKGGPGMREMLNPTSAIVGMGLGSSVALITDGRFSGASRGASIGHVSPEAAVGGPIALVEEGDIISIDIDNNSLNVLISDEEMEARKGKWQPRQPKVTTGYLARYASMVTSGNRGAVLEIPKR, encoded by the coding sequence ATGAAAAGTGATTCTGTAAGAGTTGGAATGCAGCAGGCGCCTCACCGCTCTCTTTTTAATGCATTAGGCATGACAGAGGAGGAGATGGAAAAGCCTTTAGTAGGAATTGTCAGTTCATATAATGAGATTGTACCGGGACATATGAACATTGATAAAATTGTGGAAGCAGTAAAGCTGGGAGTTGCCATGGCAGGGGGAACACCTGTAGTATTTCCTGCCATTGCAGTGTGCGACGGAATTGCCATGGGACATGTGGGAATGAAGTATTCTCTGGTAACCAGAGACTTGATTGCCGACTCTACAGAGTGTATGGCTACCGCTCATGCTTTTGACGCCTTAGTTATGGTTCCAAACTGTGACAAAAATGTTCCGGGACTTTTAATGGCGGCTGCCAGAATCAACGTGCCTACAGTATTTGTCAGCGGCGGGCCTATGCTGGCCGGAAAGGTAAAAGGCCAGAAGAGAAGTCTTTCCAGCATGTTCGAGGCAGTGGGCGCTTACGAGGCGAGAAAGATGACAGAGGAAGATGTAAAAGAATTTGAAAATAAGGTTTGTCCAACCTGCGGCTCTTGTTCCGGCATGTACACGGCAAACAGTATGAACTGTCTTACTGAGGTCCTGGGAATGGGACTTCAGGGCAACGGAACGATTCCCGCCGTTTATTCTGAGAGAATTAAGCTGGCAAAGCACGCAGGCATGGCTGTTATGGAAATGTACAGAAAAAATATCCGCCCAAGGGATATTATGACAAAAGAGGCATTTTACAATGCAATGACAATGGATATGGCTTTAGGCTGCAGCACCAACAGTATGCTTCACCTGCCTGCCATTGCCCATGAGGCGGGAGTGGATTTGAACATGGAGCTGGCTAATGAGATCAGCGCCAAAACTCCTAACCTGTGCCATTTAGCGCCGGCAGGCCCTACATATATTGAGGATTTAAACGAGGCCGGCGGCATCTATGCAGTAATGAATGAGATCAGCAAAAAAGGCCTTTTAAATTTAGATTGTATGACTGTAACAGGAAAAACTGTGGGAGAGAATATTAAAGATTGTGTAAACCGCAATCCTCAGGTTATCCGCCCGGTGGAGAATCCGTACAGCCAGACTGGAGGAATTGCAGTTCTCAAGGGAAATCTGGCTCCTGACACAGCCGTAGTAAAGCGGTCGGCAGTGGCTCCTGAGATGTTAAAGCATGAAGGGCCGGCCAGAGTTTTTGACTGTGAGGAGGACGCTATTGCAGCCATTAAGGGCGGAAAGATCGTGGACGGAGACGTAGTTGTTATCCGCTACGAAGGTCCAAAAGGCGGCCCTGGTATGAGAGAGATGCTGAATCCTACTTCTGCCATTGTAGGTATGGGGCTGGGTTCCAGCGTGGCATTGATTACTGACGGACGTTTTTCAGGAGCTTCCAGAGGAGCTTCCATCGGCCATGTTTCCCCGGAAGCGGCAGTGGGCGGACCGATTGCCTTGGTGGAAGAGGGAGATATAATCTCTATAGATATTGACAATAACAGCTTAAATGTATTAATCTCAGATGAAGAAATGGAGGCCAGAAAAGGAAAATGGCAGCCAAGACAGCCTAAGGTGACTACAGGCTATCTGGCCAGATATGCTTCCATGGTTACCTCCGGCAACAGAGGCGCAGTATTAGAGATTCCAAAAAGATAG
- a CDS encoding ECF transporter S component, with protein sequence MKPFSAKPLCTAAMSMALVCISTLFFKIPIPLGYAHLGNGFILAGCALTGGPYGILVGGVGSAMADLLGGYSQWILPTLLIKGLMGFTAGSLMLPKEKTFYLFSFRTFLGCGAGVIIMVAGYFLGGILLSGSLAAGIAQVPGLMGEGIIGILLFYVMGGAFEKIHLRKYIY encoded by the coding sequence ATGAAACCGTTTTCTGCAAAACCTTTATGTACTGCCGCCATGTCCATGGCGCTGGTATGTATCTCCACTTTATTTTTTAAAATCCCTATTCCATTAGGATACGCCCATTTAGGCAACGGCTTTATACTGGCAGGCTGCGCCCTGACAGGAGGACCCTACGGAATTTTAGTAGGCGGAGTGGGATCTGCCATGGCAGATTTATTAGGCGGGTACAGCCAGTGGATTCTCCCTACCCTGTTGATTAAAGGCCTTATGGGATTTACCGCCGGCTCTCTTATGCTGCCTAAGGAAAAAACCTTTTATCTTTTTTCCTTCCGCACCTTCCTGGGCTGTGGGGCAGGCGTAATAATTATGGTAGCCGGTTATTTTTTAGGGGGAATACTGCTGTCAGGCAGTCTGGCTGCGGGAATCGCCCAGGTGCCTGGATTAATGGGAGAGGGTATTATAGGTATTCTGCTGTTTTATGTAATGGGCGGAGCTTTTGAAAAAATCCACTTGCGCAAATATATTTATTAA
- the ilvB gene encoding biosynthetic-type acetolactate synthase large subunit, whose amino-acid sequence MKKTLTGSEIVIECLKEQGVDTVFGYPGGAILNIYDALYQHQDEIRHILPSHEQGASHAADGYARATGRVGVCLATSGPGATNLVTGIATACMDSIPMVAITCNVATSLLGKDSFQEIDIAGITMPITKHNFIVKDVANLAKVMRRAFVIAQTGRPGPVLVDITKDVTANSCVYEYQKPEEIIRKTDKITEKDMENAMYLIRKAKRPYILVGGGAIAADASEEVRAFAHKIQAPVADTLMGKGVFDGHDPLYTGMVGMHGTKTSNFGITQCDLLIVLGARFSDRVTGNVGKFAKGAKILQIEVDPAEINKNVDVDAKIIGDLKVVLRKLNARLDPMNHEEWTDHIQDMKNSYPLTYNPNVLTGPGIIEAIDKVTDGNAIISTDVGQHQMWAAQFYKYRNPRSFLSSGGLGTMGYGLGAAIGAKIGCPDKIVFNIAGDGCFRMNMNEIATATRYNIPVIQIVLNNRVLGMVRQWQGMYYGKRYSHTILNDKVDFVKVAEGLGAKAYRVTKCEELEPVLKEAIAANEPVVIECVIDCDDKVFPMVSPGAAIQDVFDASDLQI is encoded by the coding sequence ATGAAGAAAACTTTAACAGGTTCAGAAATCGTAATCGAATGCCTGAAGGAACAGGGAGTAGATACTGTATTCGGGTATCCGGGAGGAGCAATTTTAAATATATACGATGCGCTTTATCAGCATCAGGATGAAATACGCCACATTTTACCTTCCCACGAGCAGGGAGCCTCCCATGCGGCGGACGGCTATGCCAGAGCCACAGGCAGAGTAGGCGTATGTCTGGCAACCTCAGGCCCCGGGGCTACTAACCTGGTAACGGGAATTGCCACAGCATGTATGGATTCTATTCCAATGGTGGCTATTACCTGCAACGTAGCTACCAGTCTTTTGGGAAAGGACAGCTTTCAGGAAATTGATATTGCGGGAATTACCATGCCTATTACAAAGCACAACTTTATTGTAAAGGACGTGGCAAATCTGGCGAAAGTTATGAGAAGAGCCTTTGTAATCGCTCAGACAGGACGTCCAGGTCCTGTGCTGGTGGATATTACTAAAGATGTAACTGCTAATTCCTGCGTATATGAATATCAGAAACCAGAAGAGATTATCAGAAAAACAGATAAAATTACTGAGAAGGACATGGAAAATGCCATGTATCTTATTAGAAAGGCGAAACGCCCCTATATTTTAGTAGGCGGCGGAGCTATTGCCGCAGACGCCAGCGAGGAGGTAAGAGCTTTTGCCCACAAGATACAGGCTCCTGTGGCCGACACTCTTATGGGAAAAGGCGTTTTTGACGGACATGATCCTTTGTATACAGGAATGGTGGGAATGCACGGCACAAAAACCTCCAACTTTGGCATTACTCAGTGTGATTTGCTGATTGTTTTAGGAGCCCGTTTCAGCGACCGTGTAACAGGAAACGTTGGAAAGTTTGCAAAGGGAGCAAAGATTCTTCAAATAGAGGTAGATCCTGCAGAAATTAATAAAAACGTAGATGTGGACGCCAAAATTATTGGAGATTTAAAGGTAGTATTGAGAAAATTAAACGCCAGATTAGATCCTATGAACCATGAGGAATGGACTGACCATATCCAGGATATGAAAAATTCTTATCCTCTCACCTATAATCCCAATGTGCTTACAGGCCCCGGCATTATTGAGGCCATTGACAAGGTGACAGACGGAAATGCCATTATCAGCACAGACGTTGGACAGCATCAAATGTGGGCCGCTCAGTTTTATAAATACCGCAATCCCAGAAGCTTTCTGTCCTCCGGCGGCTTAGGAACTATGGGATATGGCTTGGGAGCCGCTATTGGGGCTAAGATCGGCTGTCCTGACAAAATAGTATTTAATATTGCCGGGGACGGCTGTTTCCGCATGAATATGAACGAAATTGCCACAGCTACCAGATACAATATTCCTGTGATTCAGATTGTGTTAAACAATCGGGTGTTGGGAATGGTTCGCCAGTGGCAGGGTATGTACTATGGAAAACGGTATTCACATACAATTTTAAACGACAAGGTGGATTTTGTTAAGGTAGCAGAGGGCCTGGGGGCAAAAGCTTACAGAGTGACAAAATGTGAGGAGCTGGAGCCTGTTTTAAAGGAGGCCATAGCTGCCAATGAGCCTGTGGTGATTGAATGTGTTATTGACTGCGACGACAAGGTATTTCCAATGGTATCTCCGGGAGCGGCAATCCAGGATGTATTTGACGCCTCAGATCTTCAGATTTAA
- the serC gene encoding 3-phosphoserine/phosphohydroxythreonine transaminase, whose protein sequence is MSRIYNFSAGPATLPEAVLQEAAEEMLDYKGCGMSVMEMSHRSKMYEEIHNQAIADLRELMNIPDNYKVLFLQGGASTQFAMIPMNLMKNRVADYIITGQWAKKAYQEAKLFGKANAIASSEDKMFTYIPDLTDLPVSPDADYVYICQNNTVFGTAYHELPDTKGKDLVADISSCFLSEPIDVSKYAIVYGGVQKNIGPAGTVIVIIRDDLIRDDVLPGTPTMLKYKTHVDANSLYNTPPTYGIYICGKVFQWLKQRGGLEAMKAYNEKKAAILYDYLDQSQMFTGTVVKKDRSLMNVPFVTGNPDLDAKFIKEAKALGLENLKGYRTVGGMRASIYNAMPMEGVIALVDFMRDFEKANG, encoded by the coding sequence ATGAGCAGGATTTATAATTTTTCTGCCGGACCGGCTACCTTGCCGGAGGCAGTATTACAAGAGGCAGCAGAAGAGATGCTGGACTATAAGGGCTGCGGCATGTCCGTTATGGAAATGAGCCACCGTTCTAAAATGTACGAGGAAATTCACAATCAGGCCATTGCAGATTTAAGAGAGCTGATGAACATTCCGGATAATTACAAGGTTTTGTTTCTTCAGGGCGGAGCTTCCACACAATTTGCTATGATCCCTATGAATCTGATGAAAAACCGTGTGGCTGATTATATTATTACTGGACAGTGGGCCAAAAAGGCTTATCAGGAAGCAAAGCTTTTTGGAAAGGCTAACGCCATTGCCTCCAGCGAAGACAAAATGTTTACATATATTCCTGACTTGACAGATCTGCCTGTTTCACCGGATGCAGACTATGTGTATATCTGCCAGAATAACACTGTTTTCGGAACTGCTTACCATGAGCTGCCGGACACAAAGGGGAAAGATCTGGTTGCAGATATATCCTCCTGTTTCCTCTCAGAGCCTATTGATGTTTCTAAATACGCCATTGTATATGGAGGCGTTCAGAAAAATATCGGCCCCGCAGGAACTGTAATTGTAATTATCAGAGACGACTTAATCAGGGACGACGTACTTCCGGGCACGCCTACTATGCTGAAATATAAAACTCATGTAGACGCCAATTCCCTGTACAACACACCTCCAACTTACGGTATTTATATTTGCGGCAAGGTATTTCAGTGGCTGAAGCAGAGAGGCGGCCTGGAGGCTATGAAGGCTTATAATGAGAAAAAGGCGGCGATTCTTTACGACTACCTGGATCAGAGCCAAATGTTTACAGGCACAGTTGTAAAAAAAGACCGCTCTCTTATGAACGTGCCTTTTGTAACAGGAAATCCTGATCTGGACGCTAAGTTTATAAAAGAGGCTAAGGCCTTAGGACTGGAAAACTTAAAGGGATACAGAACTGTGGGCGGCATGAGAGCCAGCATTTACAACGCTATGCCTATGGAGGGAGTAATCGCCCTGGTAGACTTTATGAGGGATTTTGAGAAGGCAAACGGCTGA
- a CDS encoding DUF1015 domain-containing protein, which yields MAIVKPFRGIRPAAAVASKVAALPYDVYNRKEACEEVKKNPLSFLNIDRAETQFPDEVDTYDLQVYEKARELLEARVKDGTFIQDLMECYYVYELTMDGRSQTGIVGCSAIDDYLSSVIKKHENTREEKELDRIRHVDITDAHTGPIFLAYRATMELDRLVSTAVKADPVYDFVSEDGIGHRVWKIEDLQMVQAVAEAFERVPATYIADGHHRAASAVKVGLKRRRENPDYTGEEPYNFFLSVLFPDDQLMILPYNRVVKDLNGFTPEEFLKKAEEHFTVLKVGEQGISPYSPEKKGTFGMLVDGKWYKLTAKEETLSDDPVKGLDVWILEEYLLRPVLGIKDPRTDKRIDFVGGIRGLGELEKRVSKDMTAAFSMYPTSIGELLAVADAGLLMPPKSTWFEPKLRSGLFIHKLSES from the coding sequence ATGGCGATTGTAAAACCATTTCGGGGCATTCGGCCGGCTGCAGCCGTTGCTTCTAAAGTAGCTGCTTTGCCCTATGACGTGTATAACAGAAAAGAGGCCTGCGAAGAGGTAAAGAAGAACCCCCTGTCTTTTCTAAATATTGACAGGGCGGAAACCCAGTTTCCAGATGAGGTAGATACTTATGACCTTCAGGTTTATGAAAAAGCCAGGGAGCTTTTAGAGGCAAGGGTAAAGGATGGAACCTTCATTCAGGATTTAATGGAATGCTACTATGTATATGAGCTGACTATGGACGGCAGATCGCAGACAGGAATTGTAGGCTGTTCCGCTATAGACGACTATTTAAGCAGTGTGATCAAAAAGCATGAAAACACCAGGGAAGAGAAGGAATTGGACAGAATCCGCCATGTGGACATAACAGACGCCCACACAGGCCCTATTTTCCTGGCTTACAGAGCTACAATGGAGCTTGACAGGCTGGTGAGCACAGCTGTGAAAGCAGATCCTGTATATGACTTTGTTTCAGAAGACGGAATCGGCCATAGAGTTTGGAAAATTGAGGATCTGCAGATGGTTCAGGCAGTGGCTGAGGCCTTTGAAAGGGTGCCGGCAACCTACATTGCAGACGGCCACCACAGAGCCGCGTCAGCAGTTAAAGTAGGCTTAAAACGCCGCCGGGAAAACCCTGATTATACAGGAGAAGAACCATATAATTTTTTCCTGTCTGTACTGTTTCCAGACGATCAGCTGATGATTCTGCCTTATAATCGGGTAGTAAAGGATTTAAACGGCTTTACTCCGGAAGAATTTTTAAAAAAGGCAGAGGAGCATTTTACAGTTTTAAAGGTGGGAGAGCAGGGGATTTCCCCTTATTCTCCGGAAAAAAAGGGAACCTTCGGGATGCTGGTGGACGGAAAATGGTATAAACTGACGGCCAAAGAAGAAACCTTATCAGACGATCCGGTAAAAGGGTTGGACGTGTGGATTCTGGAGGAATACCTTTTAAGGCCTGTGCTGGGAATTAAAGACCCCAGAACAGATAAAAGGATTGACTTTGTAGGAGGAATCCGAGGACTGGGAGAGCTGGAAAAAAGAGTTTCTAAGGATATGACAGCTGCTTTTTCCATGTATCCAACTTCTATTGGAGAGCTTCTGGCAGTAGCGGATGCAGGGCTTTTAATGCCTCCTAAATCTACCTGGTTTGAGCCTAAGCTGAGAAGCGGCCTATTTATACATAAGTTAAGTGAATCATAA